In Dioscorea cayenensis subsp. rotundata cultivar TDr96_F1 chromosome 11, TDr96_F1_v2_PseudoChromosome.rev07_lg8_w22 25.fasta, whole genome shotgun sequence, a single genomic region encodes these proteins:
- the LOC120272560 gene encoding probable ADP-ribosylation factor GTPase-activating protein AGD8 isoform X2 → MDTDWCLWPVKLLSTNLDSWSPEQLKMMAFGGNNRAQVFFKQHGWTDGGKIEAKYTSRAAELYRQMLSKEVARAASDDSVFPSSPVASQSPRAADDFPDLKLPNSVIDHLSGKHEVLEPSNPPSPRAPIRSAVLGSAKKSVGGKKIGSKTGGLGVRKLTTKPNESLYEQKPEEPTPVATSSSDSNTRSASSLPSRFEYVESIQSGGTGPGGGQVINHVAPPKASSFFADFGMDYGFEKKSSSTPKVQIQEGNEARQKFSNAKSISSAQFFGDQVKDSDREAKVSLQKFSNSSAISSADFFGHDGDDSEFDLTATDLINRISLQASHDLSSLKDIAGETGKKLTSFASSLMNDLQDRVL, encoded by the exons ATGGATACTGATTGGTGTTTGTGGCCCGTGAAACTCCT GTCTACAAATCTAGATTCATGGAGTCCCGAGCAGCTGAAGATGATGGCATTTGGTGGAAACAACCGTGCACAGGTTTTCTTTAAGCAGCATGGGTGGACAGATGGTGGAAAAATTGAGGCAAAATATACATCTAGAGCTGCTGAGTTGTACAGGCAGATGCTTTCCAAAGAAGTTGCTAGAGCTGCTTCAGATGACTCTGTATTTCCTTCATCACCTGTTGCATCTCAGTCACCACGTGCTGCAGATGACTTTCCTGATTTAAAGCTTCCGAATTCAGTGATAGACCATTTAAGTGGAAAGCATGAAGTCCTGGAACCTTCCAATCCCCCTTCACCTAGAGCTCCTATCCGTTCAGCAGTTTTGGGTTCTGCTAAAAAGTCTGTTGGTGGAAAGAAGATCGGAAGTAAGACTGGGGGGCTTGGTGTCCGAAAGCTTACGACAAAG CCAAATGAAAGTCTCTATGAGCAGAAGCCTGAAGAGCCGACTCCAGTTGCTACTTCATCATCTGATTCCAATACAAGATCTGCTTCATCGTTGCCTTCCAGGTTTGAATATGTGGAGAGCATACAATCTGGTGGGACTGGACCTGGTGGAGGGCAAGTGATTAATCATGTTGCTCCACCAAAGGCCTCAAGTTTCTTTGCAGACTTTGGCATGGACTAtgggtttgaaaaaaaatctagtTCAACTCCAAAAGTTCAG ATCCAGGAAGGTAATGAAGCAAGGCAGAAGTTTTCAAATGCTAAGTCTATTTCATCAGCCCAATTTTTTGGAGATCAGGTTAAAGACAGTGACAGGGAGGCAAAGGTTTCCTTGCAGAAGTTTTCA AATTCATCAGCCATATCAAGTGCTGATTTTTTTGGACATGATGGGGATGATTCTGAGTTTGACCTGACTGCAACTGATCTCATCAATCGAATCTCTCTCCAG GCTTCACATGACTTATCCTCTCTTAAAGACATTGCTGGCGAAACTGGGAAAAAGCTGACTTCTTTTGCATCCAGTCTTATGAATGATCTTCAGGACAGAGTCCTTTGA
- the LOC120272560 gene encoding probable ADP-ribosylation factor GTPase-activating protein AGD8 isoform X1, translating to MAPDKNAVFKKLKSRSENKVCFDCNAKNPTWASVTYGIFLCLDCSAVHRGLGVHISFVRSTNLDSWSPEQLKMMAFGGNNRAQVFFKQHGWTDGGKIEAKYTSRAAELYRQMLSKEVARAASDDSVFPSSPVASQSPRAADDFPDLKLPNSVIDHLSGKHEVLEPSNPPSPRAPIRSAVLGSAKKSVGGKKIGSKTGGLGVRKLTTKPNESLYEQKPEEPTPVATSSSDSNTRSASSLPSRFEYVESIQSGGTGPGGGQVINHVAPPKASSFFADFGMDYGFEKKSSSTPKVQIQEGNEARQKFSNAKSISSAQFFGDQVKDSDREAKVSLQKFSNSSAISSADFFGHDGDDSEFDLTATDLINRISLQASHDLSSLKDIAGETGKKLTSFASSLMNDLQDRVL from the exons ATGGCTCCCGACAAGAACGCTGTCTTCAAGAAGCTCAAATCCAGGTCCGAGAACAAG GTTTGCTTCGATTGCAATGCGAAGAACCCTACGTGGGCGTCGGTGACGTACGGGATCTTTCTCTGCCTTGACTGCTCGGCTGTCCACCGTGGCCTTGGCGTTCATATCAGCTTCGTCAG GTCTACAAATCTAGATTCATGGAGTCCCGAGCAGCTGAAGATGATGGCATTTGGTGGAAACAACCGTGCACAGGTTTTCTTTAAGCAGCATGGGTGGACAGATGGTGGAAAAATTGAGGCAAAATATACATCTAGAGCTGCTGAGTTGTACAGGCAGATGCTTTCCAAAGAAGTTGCTAGAGCTGCTTCAGATGACTCTGTATTTCCTTCATCACCTGTTGCATCTCAGTCACCACGTGCTGCAGATGACTTTCCTGATTTAAAGCTTCCGAATTCAGTGATAGACCATTTAAGTGGAAAGCATGAAGTCCTGGAACCTTCCAATCCCCCTTCACCTAGAGCTCCTATCCGTTCAGCAGTTTTGGGTTCTGCTAAAAAGTCTGTTGGTGGAAAGAAGATCGGAAGTAAGACTGGGGGGCTTGGTGTCCGAAAGCTTACGACAAAG CCAAATGAAAGTCTCTATGAGCAGAAGCCTGAAGAGCCGACTCCAGTTGCTACTTCATCATCTGATTCCAATACAAGATCTGCTTCATCGTTGCCTTCCAGGTTTGAATATGTGGAGAGCATACAATCTGGTGGGACTGGACCTGGTGGAGGGCAAGTGATTAATCATGTTGCTCCACCAAAGGCCTCAAGTTTCTTTGCAGACTTTGGCATGGACTAtgggtttgaaaaaaaatctagtTCAACTCCAAAAGTTCAG ATCCAGGAAGGTAATGAAGCAAGGCAGAAGTTTTCAAATGCTAAGTCTATTTCATCAGCCCAATTTTTTGGAGATCAGGTTAAAGACAGTGACAGGGAGGCAAAGGTTTCCTTGCAGAAGTTTTCA AATTCATCAGCCATATCAAGTGCTGATTTTTTTGGACATGATGGGGATGATTCTGAGTTTGACCTGACTGCAACTGATCTCATCAATCGAATCTCTCTCCAG GCTTCACATGACTTATCCTCTCTTAAAGACATTGCTGGCGAAACTGGGAAAAAGCTGACTTCTTTTGCATCCAGTCTTATGAATGATCTTCAGGACAGAGTCCTTTGA